The following are encoded in a window of Anopheles stephensi strain Indian chromosome X, UCI_ANSTEP_V1.0, whole genome shotgun sequence genomic DNA:
- the LOC118507437 gene encoding uncharacterized protein LOC118507437: MATLEVLDLTNKPVAIIIIGEVRLIEGYRKIINTINVTRIEKSLENIETKIRQSGTTSYILKQKLQEIKNNLYQIKPKKNPRSKRWDSLGKAWKWIAGSPDADDLNAITKSLDQLVDNSNTQITINSIIRERLRNISKNDKETTMLKQLYALDMIKNVIDQIEMAIILSKINIVNQNLLTPNEIDLIYRNLHDQNISTDLDSIANGLRTTTSTDFRAVVNYLKTTNAAFHTYQLDEEKTTKVVLLGLTDMPLEEITRILKDENITPVSIKKLGIKKKRYDDQATTTTTTTHDQNIRTDMIEEILQFITTRIAVKDDIILYIIEIPNLSTISYAHLRVEPVVKKSQKVKLLSNRFLRYEENVLKQTGTCLKISNMTLCKTDEIEDVSTHKCDANMILGHPCECAFVTAIDRSTVLEISPTIVLINDANDTLYSTCDSTEIPLKGAKRPATVRRRNAPSAISAYPATGQQQRVTWIHQF, encoded by the exons ATGGCTACACTAGAAGTGCTTGACCTTACAAACAAACCAGTTGCTATAATAATCATTGGAGAAGTGAGACTAATAGAAGGATACAGGAAAATTATAAACACCATTAACGTGACGAGAATAGAAAAATCCTTGGAAAATATAGAAACCAAAATCAGACAATCAGGAACAACATCCTATATACTAAAACAAAAGTTACAGGAGATAAAGAATAATTTATATCAGATCAAACCCAAGAAAAACCCTCGTTCCAAAAGATGGGATTCATTAGGAAAAgcatggaaatggatcgcCGGATCCCCAGACGCAGATGATTTGAATGCTATAACCAAATCACTAGATCAATTAGTCGACAATAGTAATACACAAATAACGATTAACTCTATTATCCGAGAGAGATTGCGAAACATTTCAAAGAATGATAAGGAGACTACAATGTTAAAACAACTATATGCGTTAGATATGATCAAAAATGTAATAGATCAGATTGAAATGGCAATTATATTATCTAAGATAAATATTGTAAACCAAAATCTACTAACGCCTAACGAAATCGACCTAATATACCGAAATCTTCACGACCAGAACATCAGTACCGATCTAGACTCGATAGCGAACGGAC TACGCACTACTACAAGCACCGATTTTCGCGCGGTAGTGAACTACCTCAAGACAACGAACGCTGCGTTTCACACGTATCAACTAGATGaggagaaaacaacaaaagtgGTGTTACTAGGCTTGACCGACATGCCCCTGGAAGAGATCACACGCATACTGAAAGACGAAAATATCACACCTGTATCCATCAAGAAGCTGGgtataaaaaagaaacgttATGACGATCAAGCG actactactactactactactcacGACCAGAACATCAGAACCGATATGATAGAAGAAATACTACAATTCATAACAACGCGCATAGCAGTGAAAGATGACATCATACTGTACATCATAGAAATCCCGAACCTCAGCACAATATCGTATGCACACTTAAGAGTTGAGCCAGTAGTTAAGAAAAGTCAAAAAGTAAAACTATTGTCCAACCGTTTCTTGCGATATGAAGAAAATGTATTGAAGCAAACAGGAACGTGCCTAAAAATAAGCAACATGACGTTATGCAAGACAGACGAAATCGAAGATGTCTCTACGCACAAATGTGATGCCAATATGATACTAGGACACCCATGTGAATGTGCTTTCGTAACAGCCATAGATCGAAGCACAGTATTAGAGATTAGTCCAACCATAGTCCTTATTAACGATGCGAACGATACCCTGTACTCGACCTGCGATTCGACAGAAATACCTCTCAAAGGAGC GAAGCGGCCAGCTACCGTGAGAAGGCGCAACGCACCATCAGCAATATCGGCGTACCCGGCAACCGGCCAGCAGCAACGCGTCACCTGGATTCATCAGTTCTAG